A single Fusobacterium hominis DNA region contains:
- a CDS encoding M16 family metallopeptidase, which yields MKILKQIFTIFIFLIISIFSYSKPLENSDKLITGKLDNGLEYYIYKNKKPESNATLNLVVKVGSLMEENDEQGIAHFMEHMAFNGTTKFKKNEMIKYLQSIGLKFGGDLNAYTTFDRTVYKLQVPTGKKELEDGIEVLREWASEATLLSEEIETEKKVVIEEWRLSQGLTQRLGDVHKKALFSGSKYYNRFPIGLPKVILSADQNLVKGFYNKWYQPKNMAIVAVGDFNPLEVESLIKKYFTYSGANNTPNPKIYDLKKLDNKYITFSDPELRFNSFYITKIVDRNIINSDLALKKEIVDELLFNIINTRLSNITKEKSSPFLQAFIGKYSITKTKDFIDIITIIKNNKLTEGISLINKFLKSTAKNGITQEELILEKDNIFNSLKSIVANKDSIEHNNYAEDLVEYIMYGESFIEPEKELELYGKLLKTISVNDLNKRIKQIYNENSLYFLTTSTEQATINDNKLKDIINDAKTSDISEDFSITPVTLDPINITHGTITGSEDNNFILSNGIQVYTKPTDFDNDKIIIKLFKKQGSSTDTYEEFINSLVAPQVIELSGPGNLAPKDIETFMKGKNFNLSTYINDYEQGINITSDKENLNNALEYMSYLIYYPKVDSSIFENVIEQLQENIKTRENSPRTVFGDEVRKIYSGNNERRNPLTEKDLNLLSKDNILNEFKSKFGDFSDYKLVIVGSLDGIDIKGMLEKYFASLPSADTNIIPKSLNLNIPQNSISKKIVKGIDKKATTIIIFPYNSQYGYEEKTLYSGFAEILQIALTENVREKIGGVYSIAAYTTLSPENYGEDKLTIYYSCDTNRVEEVKKAVFDTIRQLLYKKIDESIIDSVVKNYAISYSIQTKENSFWTSYLYQKSLINNYKLAKPEEFGELMTENNLWKYNRKAVNLNNFIEVTLIPEKDSL from the coding sequence ATGAAAATTTTAAAACAAATATTCACAATATTTATTTTTCTAATTATATCTATATTTTCATATTCAAAACCCCTGGAAAACAGCGATAAACTTATTACAGGAAAACTAGATAATGGATTAGAATACTATATTTATAAAAATAAAAAACCTGAAAGCAATGCTACTTTAAATTTAGTCGTTAAAGTTGGTTCATTAATGGAAGAAAATGATGAACAAGGAATAGCACATTTTATGGAGCATATGGCATTTAATGGAACTACAAAATTTAAAAAAAATGAAATGATCAAATATCTGCAATCTATTGGTTTAAAATTTGGTGGAGATTTAAATGCTTATACTACTTTTGATAGAACCGTTTATAAATTGCAAGTACCTACAGGTAAAAAAGAGCTTGAAGATGGAATAGAAGTTCTACGTGAATGGGCTAGTGAAGCTACTCTTTTATCTGAAGAAATTGAAACTGAAAAAAAAGTTGTTATTGAAGAATGGAGACTTTCACAAGGACTTACTCAACGATTAGGAGATGTACATAAAAAAGCTCTTTTTAGTGGTTCAAAATATTATAATAGATTTCCTATTGGACTTCCTAAAGTAATTCTTTCTGCTGATCAAAATCTTGTAAAAGGTTTTTATAACAAATGGTATCAACCAAAAAATATGGCTATTGTAGCTGTAGGAGATTTTAATCCTCTAGAAGTTGAATCTCTTATAAAAAAATATTTTACTTATTCAGGAGCAAATAATACTCCTAATCCTAAAATCTATGATTTAAAGAAATTAGATAATAAGTATATTACATTTTCAGATCCAGAACTTAGGTTCAATAGTTTCTATATAACTAAGATAGTAGATAGAAATATTATAAATAGTGATCTAGCTCTAAAAAAAGAAATAGTTGATGAGTTACTTTTTAATATCATAAACACAAGATTATCTAATATAACAAAAGAAAAAAGTTCTCCTTTTTTACAAGCTTTTATTGGTAAATATAGCATTACTAAAACAAAGGATTTTATTGATATTATTACTATCATAAAAAATAATAAGCTTACAGAAGGAATTTCTCTTATTAACAAATTTTTAAAATCTACTGCAAAAAATGGAATTACTCAAGAAGAGCTCATTTTAGAAAAAGATAATATCTTTAATAGCCTTAAAAGTATTGTTGCAAATAAAGATAGTATAGAACATAATAATTATGCTGAAGATTTAGTTGAATATATTATGTATGGTGAAAGTTTCATAGAACCAGAAAAAGAGTTAGAGTTATATGGTAAACTTTTAAAAACTATTTCCGTAAACGATCTTAATAAAAGAATAAAACAAATATACAATGAAAATTCTCTTTATTTTCTTACAACTAGTACTGAACAAGCTACTATTAATGATAACAAACTAAAAGATATAATAAACGATGCTAAAACTAGTGATATTTCAGAGGATTTTTCTATAACTCCTGTTACTTTAGATCCTATTAATATTACTCATGGTACAATTACAGGTAGTGAAGATAATAATTTTATACTATCTAATGGAATACAAGTATATACTAAACCTACTGATTTTGATAATGATAAAATTATAATAAAGCTTTTCAAAAAGCAGGGAAGTTCTACTGATACTTATGAAGAATTTATAAACTCTTTAGTAGCTCCGCAAGTAATTGAGCTATCTGGCCCTGGTAACTTAGCACCAAAAGATATCGAAACTTTTATGAAAGGTAAAAACTTTAATCTATCAACATATATTAATGACTATGAGCAAGGAATTAATATCACTTCAGATAAAGAAAACCTTAACAATGCACTTGAGTATATGAGTTACCTTATATATTATCCTAAAGTGGATTCTTCTATTTTTGAAAATGTAATTGAACAATTACAAGAAAATATCAAAACGAGAGAAAATTCTCCTCGTACTGTATTTGGCGATGAAGTGAGAAAAATATATAGTGGAAATAACGAAAGAAGAAATCCTTTAACAGAAAAAGATCTTAATCTTTTATCAAAAGACAATATTTTAAATGAATTTAAATCTAAATTTGGAGATTTTTCAGATTATAAGTTAGTTATAGTAGGTTCTCTTGATGGTATTGATATAAAAGGTATGCTTGAAAAGTATTTTGCTTCCCTTCCAAGTGCAGATACAAATATCATACCAAAATCTTTAAATTTAAATATACCACAAAATTCAATTTCTAAAAAAATTGTAAAAGGTATTGATAAAAAGGCAACTACCATCATTATTTTCCCTTACAACTCACAGTATGGTTATGAAGAAAAAACACTTTATAGTGGATTTGCTGAAATACTACAAATTGCTCTAACTGAAAATGTACGTGAAAAAATAGGTGGAGTTTATTCAATAGCTGCTTATACCACTTTATCCCCAGAAAATTATGGTGAGGATAAATTAACTATATATTACAGCTGTGATACAAATAGAGTTGAAGAGGTAAAAAAGGCAGTATTTGATACTATTAGGCAACTTTTATATAAAAAAATTGATGAATCTATTATAGATAGTGTTGTAAAAAACTATGCTATATCATATTCAATACAAACTAAAGAAAATTCTTTTTGGACTAGTTATCTTTATCAAAAAAGTTTAATAAATAATTATAAATTAGCTAAACCTGAAGAATTTGGTGAGCTTATGACAGAGAATAATCTTTGGAAATATAATAGAAAAGCAGTTAATTTAAATAATTTTATTGAAGTTACTTTGATTCCTGAAAAGGATTCTTTATAA
- a CDS encoding TIGR02452 family protein: MSRIDLVEVFNDTLYKIYSNAKLMEYVINSSNNQEVFLEDDILENIGQNRYNVECQIVVSQKKTLEAAMEYKEEVCVLNFASSYNPGGGVLLGSNAQEESICRCSTLYCNLIQNNILEKFYLRHRKEKNNFLNTDDLIYTPNVVVFKDDSTYEEYKNIWKMINVISCAAPDLSNASINVSEEQLSYIYKKRIKRILEVARLKKQKNIILGAFGCGVFSNSPYLVAKSMFEVIREYYYDFKKIEIAIYDPTSMKINYNTFKEMAKEYC; encoded by the coding sequence ATGAGCAGGATAGATTTAGTAGAAGTTTTTAATGATACATTATATAAAATATATTCTAATGCTAAGTTAATGGAATATGTTATAAACTCTAGTAATAATCAAGAGGTTTTTTTAGAAGATGATATATTAGAAAATATAGGACAAAATAGATATAATGTAGAATGCCAAATTGTTGTTTCACAAAAGAAAACACTTGAAGCTGCTATGGAGTATAAAGAAGAAGTTTGTGTGTTAAATTTTGCATCATCATATAATCCTGGAGGTGGAGTTTTACTAGGATCAAATGCACAGGAAGAATCAATATGTAGGTGTAGTACCTTATATTGCAATCTTATACAAAATAATATATTAGAAAAATTTTATTTAAGACATCGAAAAGAAAAAAATAATTTTTTAAATACAGATGATTTAATATATACTCCCAATGTAGTAGTTTTTAAAGATGACTCTACGTACGAAGAGTATAAAAATATATGGAAAATGATTAATGTGATAAGTTGTGCTGCACCAGATTTAAGTAATGCTAGTATTAATGTAAGTGAGGAGCAATTAAGTTATATTTATAAAAAAAGAATAAAAAGAATATTAGAAGTAGCAAGATTAAAAAAACAAAAAAATATTATTTTAGGAGCTTTTGGGTGTGGAGTGTTTAGTAATTCACCTTATTTAGTTGCAAAAAGTATGTTTGAAGTAATTAGAGAATATTACTATGATTTTAAAAAAATTGAAATTGCAATTTATGACCCAACTTCTATGAAAATAAATTATAATACTTTTAAAGAGATGGCAAAAGAGTATTGTTAA
- a CDS encoding esterase/lipase family protein yields the protein MSFRVILIHGFHRSYRDMEPLRENLESLGYRVENLNFPLTFPDIKYSEDILKTFLLELKYSGHTQKEEIVLIGYGLGGKLIENTLKDKAVKGIVDKIVLISAPLRDSVIHRRLSRVLPFLDNIFKPLEVLNKNNKFKVDRNIEVGVIIGTEPCGIFTRWLGEYSDGVVNIKECSYEKAKDTLLLPLVHDEIHKKMGTAKYINNFISKGGFRIK from the coding sequence ATGAGCTTTAGAGTTATATTGATTCATGGATTTCATAGAAGTTATAGAGATATGGAACCACTTAGAGAAAATTTGGAATCGTTGGGATATAGAGTAGAAAATTTAAATTTTCCTTTGACTTTTCCAGATATAAAATATTCAGAAGATATATTAAAAACTTTTTTATTAGAACTCAAATATAGTGGACATACTCAAAAGGAAGAAATAGTTTTAATTGGATATGGATTAGGTGGGAAATTAATAGAAAATACATTAAAAGATAAAGCTGTTAAAGGGATTGTAGACAAGATAGTATTAATTTCTGCTCCACTTCGTGATTCTGTTATACATAGAAGGTTAAGTAGAGTTTTACCATTTTTAGACAATATTTTTAAGCCTTTAGAAGTACTTAATAAAAATAATAAGTTTAAAGTAGATAGAAATATAGAAGTAGGAGTGATAATAGGAACAGAGCCCTGTGGAATATTTACACGTTGGCTAGGTGAATATAGTGATGGAGTAGTAAATATAAAAGAGTGTTCATATGAAAAGGCAAAAGATACATTATTACTACCCCTTGTACATGATGAGATTCATAAAAAAATGGGAACTGCAAAGTATATAAATAATTTTATTTCTAAGGGAGGATTTAGAATAAAATAG
- a CDS encoding aminopeptidase yields MKDSIQKYIELIIKKGIAIQKGQILVIKAPVETYDFVRSLVAEGYKNGAKEVVVQWNDEVIEKYRYLYGAEEIFDEFPNWEKEFLEDYRKKGAAFLSVYVEEPELLKDVDKDRIGRYKKARGVALKEYYDNIMGNSNQWCVVSIPSVSWAKMIFPNISENKAMENMWKLLLNIMRADKEDPVLEWDNHLMNLKKNMDYLNNKKFKKLVYKNSLGTNLEIELPVGHKWLGGSEISKNNIEFIANMPTEEIFTLPYKYGVNGVVYNSKPLVFGGSIIDGFKLVFKDGKVVEYSAKKGQDILEKMLDIDENSKYLGEVALVPYNSPISLSGKIFYNTLYDENASCHLAIGSAYPVCIENGDSLSEIELEEKGVNISNNHVDFMIGTKDLIVIGIEENGKEVTIIKDGNFAFTEK; encoded by the coding sequence ATGAAAGATAGTATACAAAAATATATTGAATTAATAATAAAAAAGGGAATTGCTATTCAAAAAGGGCAAATATTAGTAATAAAAGCTCCTGTCGAAACTTATGATTTTGTAAGAAGCCTAGTAGCTGAAGGGTATAAAAATGGTGCTAAAGAAGTAGTTGTTCAATGGAATGACGAAGTTATTGAGAAATATAGATATCTGTATGGTGCTGAAGAGATATTTGATGAATTTCCAAACTGGGAAAAAGAATTTCTAGAAGATTATAGAAAAAAAGGAGCAGCTTTTTTAAGTGTTTATGTAGAAGAACCAGAGCTTTTAAAAGATGTTGATAAAGATAGAATAGGACGTTATAAAAAAGCTCGTGGAGTAGCTTTAAAAGAGTATTATGACAATATAATGGGAAATAGTAATCAATGGTGTGTAGTATCTATTCCAAGTGTTTCGTGGGCTAAAATGATATTTCCTAATATTTCTGAAAATAAAGCTATGGAAAATATGTGGAAATTGCTTTTAAATATTATGAGAGCAGATAAAGAAGATCCAGTATTAGAATGGGATAATCATCTTATGAATTTAAAAAAAAATATGGATTATTTGAATAACAAGAAATTTAAAAAATTAGTGTATAAAAATTCACTAGGAACTAATCTTGAAATAGAATTACCTGTTGGTCATAAATGGCTAGGTGGATCAGAAATAAGTAAAAATAATATTGAGTTTATTGCAAATATGCCAACTGAAGAAATCTTTACATTACCATATAAATATGGGGTAAATGGAGTAGTTTATAACAGTAAGCCACTTGTATTTGGTGGAAGTATTATTGATGGGTTCAAATTGGTATTTAAAGATGGAAAAGTTGTGGAATATAGTGCTAAAAAAGGGCAAGATATTCTTGAAAAAATGTTGGATATAGATGAAAATTCGAAATATTTAGGCGAAGTGGCATTAGTACCATATAATTCACCTATTTCGCTATCAGGAAAAATATTTTATAATACTTTGTATGATGAAAATGCATCATGTCATTTAGCAATAGGTAGTGCCTATCCAGTTTGTATAGAAAATGGAGATAGTCTTAGTGAAATCGAGCTTGAAGAAAAAGGTGTAAATATTTCAAATAATCATGTGGATTTTATGATTGGAACAAAAGATTTGATAGTTATAGGTATTGAAGAAAATGGAAAAGAAGTTACTATAATTAAAGATGGCAATTTTGCATTTACAGAAAAATAA
- the mnmH gene encoding tRNA 2-selenouridine(34) synthase MnmH, producing the protein MTFDEYLNDNKAILIDVRTPKEFIADKIPNTVNIPVLLDDERVQVGTTYVQVSKEKAKEMGVEFISKRLPEIFKQVQELSKIHSTLIFMCARGGMRSSSITSLFESLGYKTAKLQGGYKEYRKYIHETIPTVNKVFKYIVVHGKTGVGKTKILNKLSAMGIAVMDLEKMAAHKGSFFGALGETLPQSQKRLDGEVFEFLRTCKSKYIVVESESKRIGDVYVPESVYQAMTEGIHVYVDTNLENRIEILMEDYSHVSQNDIKECILKVGRYVSKEKTQKYLDLLANNQLIELCKTLIKEYYDPLYKVSGSKHEYKLSIIYENIDDCTEQLANYIKKMEENS; encoded by the coding sequence ATGACTTTTGATGAATATTTAAATGATAATAAAGCTATATTAATTGATGTAAGAACTCCTAAAGAGTTTATAGCAGACAAAATTCCAAATACAGTTAATATTCCTGTATTATTAGACGATGAAAGAGTACAAGTAGGTACTACATATGTCCAAGTATCAAAAGAAAAAGCTAAAGAAATGGGAGTAGAGTTTATTTCAAAAAGACTTCCTGAAATTTTTAAACAAGTACAAGAACTTTCAAAAATACATTCTACATTAATATTTATGTGTGCACGTGGTGGTATGAGAAGCAGCTCTATTACATCTTTATTTGAAAGTTTAGGATATAAAACAGCAAAGTTACAAGGTGGTTATAAAGAATATAGAAAATATATTCATGAAACTATTCCTACTGTAAATAAAGTTTTTAAATATATTGTTGTTCATGGAAAAACTGGAGTTGGAAAGACTAAGATATTAAATAAATTATCTGCAATGGGAATAGCTGTTATGGATTTAGAAAAAATGGCAGCTCATAAAGGTTCTTTTTTTGGAGCTTTAGGCGAAACTCTTCCACAAAGTCAAAAAAGATTAGATGGAGAAGTATTTGAATTTTTAAGAACTTGTAAAAGCAAGTATATAGTTGTAGAAAGTGAAAGTAAAAGAATTGGTGACGTATATGTTCCTGAATCTGTCTATCAAGCAATGACAGAAGGAATACATGTATATGTAGATACTAATTTAGAAAATAGAATTGAAATTTTAATGGAAGATTATTCTCATGTATCTCAAAATGATATAAAAGAATGTATTCTAAAAGTTGGAAGATACGTATCTAAAGAAAAAACACAAAAATATTTAGACCTTCTAGCCAATAATCAATTAATTGAACTATGTAAAACTCTAATAAAAGAATACTATGATCCACTTTATAAGGTAAGTGGTTCAAAACATGAATATAAATTATCTATCATCTATGAAAATATTGACGATTGTACTGAACAACTAGCAAATTATATAAAAAAAATGGAAGAAAACTCTTAA